The following nucleotide sequence is from Salvia splendens isolate huo1 chromosome 2, SspV2, whole genome shotgun sequence.
AGTTTTTTGTACATTATAGAGTATGTTTCATGAAAAATTTGGGTACATTGCAAAATTATAATACGACGTCGTATCTTCTCCACCAGTACTCTTATTCTTCTTCCAATTCTCAGCTCTGCTGCAAAAAACAGAAGCCGAATTAGGAACGAAAAAAAGGTCAAAATCAATCACAATTATGACGCAAAAGAAGAAAGAGCTGCTATCATCAGCGCCGTGGAGGGCGGGGGCACAAGAAGACAACAAATTCAAGGATGCGAAGATGAAGGTGACGTCGCAGCCTGGTGTGACGCCCACAATGCATGTCCCGGGAAAGAAGAAGTTCGGCTCGAAAAACGACGCCGTTGGAGAGGATTCTCTTACTGAAATCGACCCCGAGCTGCGCTACAGCTTCCAGCGCAATTTCCAGGTGAATTGAATTTGAAAGCTGCCTCTGCTTATCGATTTTTCCTTTCAGTGTTTTTATGTGCATTTTGCAAATTGAAATCTGTGGTTTTTGGGTGTTGCTCTCTCCCTCTGTCACTCTTTTTAAAGTCAAAGTGTGTGTTAGTTAGTTTGAAGACTTCAGTATTGCGCACGAGATGTTTGAGGAAATGTCTGTTAAAGATCAGTTCAATTCGATCAGTCCATTCTGAATTGGTATTTCTTGATCAGAAATTCGTGGTTCTAATATGCTTGAGAGCAGCTAAGAAATGATATCTAGTTTTTTATGATAGTTTGTTGCAGAGATGTTTGATATTGAAAATGCTCTTTATTGTAGATGACAAGGTTCATTTGCTTTAGTTTTTTGGAGGAGTGAATGATCAAACGATTATGTATGCGGTATGCTTGAGAATCGCCTAAAAAACTGAATCAAGTCCTAAAATCACATCAAAAGATCAGTCGATTTTGTAAAACGGGACATGAATCAAAGTTTTTCTAAAGTCGAGACCTTTTGAAGTGAAAACATAAGTTGGGGATATTTTCTAGTACTAGATTTGCTATCTTTCTTTCTTCACTTCTTTCTTAGTAAGGAGCTACTTAAGTTCAAGACACTTGTGTTGTGTCGTGCTACTGCAAGTCGTATAGTTTGGCAATGAGCATTTCTTATTGGCAATCTTTTTCTAGAAGAAATATAAGAACTCCTTCCATTGTTTGTGGATGCATTGGACCTATTACTGCTGTTTACTGCCATCTTGTGATGTTCTTGTTGTGATGAAATGAAGTTATCTTGTGTTTCTGCAGTTCCTTCAAAACGTATTCAGCATTGATACGGTTGTGAAGCCCCTTCCTCCAACAATGGCATATAATGTCTCGCGCAATTTGTCTTTCTTCACAAGGATCTTTACACAGTTCTTTGGTGAGTCTGAGCCTCCTTCTTCACACTATCATCTTGTTGTATTCCTATTGCATTCGTTTTATGCATCTATATCGATTGAAATGATCCATGATTAATCCTGTTTGACGTCTCAAACCAGAGGCGAAAGCTTTAAAGAGAATTGAAAAAATATGTTAGTTTGACTGTTGTTATCTTTCTATCGTTTGCTGGAGCCAGATCCCGACGGTATAGCAGATGCACAGAAATCGCTCGGGCTAGGGCAGGAAGAGAAAGCTCGTAAAGTTCGTTAAGATGTTGATATGTTTCTTGGTAGAAAACTTTGCAAATCTTCACCATAGAAAGAGCTGTGGTTTTCCTTGTATACATCTGAATTCTGAATTATTCTAAAGTTTCTGCAATTTGAATAAGCATTTTGTATCTTTATTGATTTCAGGATTATGAGTAATGAGCTTTctgcatttaattttttttgggcaatattgttttaattttggcTTTGATTAGGTAATCTTAAGATTCAATTAGGTTTTCTATTTTGTCAAGAAAAAAATCCTTATAAGCTCCTCAAAATGTAGTTATAACTCGTACCAAGTCAAACGAAGCATAAAATGGAAGACGATTTTCCAATGACGAAGAAACCCTGTACATTTATTTACCACCTAGTACCTCGTACAAATTATCTTATGAGAACAACATTTTCCTATATAATTTAAAGGAGCAAACATTGATGATATCAACAACAAAACTGAACAAAGAAAACTGAATACAGAATCGATGGAATCTCTACTGTGGTGAACCCCCACGCCAGTAGCCATAACTGCTCATTCCACATTCCGAAAGAAATTTCTCGTAGTCGCCTTCAAGCTCGTTAAAATCACGCGACGAGTCTTCGAAGTGAAGCTGCTCTTCGTCATCTAGCAACAACTGCAGCAATGTTTTGAGCGAAAAAGTCTAAGATTAGGCATTCTATTTTGGTTCAAGAGAGTCCACGTATAAATAGACCTCAACGAAGCATTACGGATTTGCCACCTATAGGATTCGAACCCTTgatgacgaattcattaagCAAGCAAAGTGATGAATTCATCATAGATCTTCACAATCTAAGGGCTGAAAACGATTCCTATTATACGGGATATATCTGGACTCATTTGAAACATTGTCCCAAGATGCTTAACTTGCAGAAGCAGTGAATTTTATGAAAGTGAAAGGTATAACGAATTCACAAACGAGATTTTTACTTACATCAGAATCTGGTGGAGATTCAGTATGCAGTGAGTCTGGATCTCTCAAGTCGGTAAGAGCAGTTCTCCATCGTGCGCTGTTAGTCAATTTATTCGCAGCTTTATGCCTCGAGTTTTTAGCTTGCGTGATCTGGAACACGGCAATTATGCATCCAATGCAAAAGGCCACCGCAGCAACCATAACGGGAAATGAGCTGAAGGCCTTAGCCTGATCATCAAATTTAGGTTGGAACAGAAATATCCACATAAAGATAAAGGGTAAATACCACTTTCAGTAATGACATATTAATACCCAGTAAATTGACTGCAAATACTAGGGACAAACATGGATTCTCTACACTTTGTTGGTGCATTTTTTATgctaaaatgtgaatgaaaatcATGTTTCTAACACGCTTGAAGCTTAACttcctcttattttattaaatattatgcTTGTTGGGTTGTTTTGGTGCAATATCAAGAAAATGGAGAATCAAAAGGAATGATCTTAAGCAGAACCGAAGTTCAGCTAGATAGAATTATATAGCAACTTGCACAAGTTATCAGCATTAATACGTCATTATCAAAAGTGTAAGATATCAATGCTAGAAATTGGAATCGAAATATAACCATTTTTTAAATCTGAGTACTGATCTGTTGTCGAAAGCATGAGACATTTCTAAGAAATCCCATTTTGTTTAAAAACAAATTCGAAAGAAAAGTTTGAGGTAAACAATGAAAATGGAAATGGGAAACACTTACAATGGGAACTTGATGGAATGGCAGAGTGGAGATCTGATTCTTCCATTGTCTGATTTGAAATCCCAACCTCGGAGATTCATTTGGCAATGGACGTCCCTCGAAGTCGCACTGATAAAGAAAGACCGAACATAAGAAAATCGAACTAGAGAAAGATCGATCCAAGAACATTCAATTCTTCACAAATATCTCACACATTTGGTTCAAGACATCCATTATTTTCTATGTTATAGTATAGGAACTAATCGAAAACATCAAAAACTCAAATTCGGCTGCATTTCTTCTTCTAATGTTTACCACAGCAAGCTACAAAAGGTTATGAGCTCCCATATTGGCCATTTTAAAAATCGTGTTCCGTTCCCAATTTTGGTCTCAACAAGCATTATTCTGGCAAAGATTTATTTACATAACATATGAAGCCGAACCATACAATTTTTAGAAACATTTAGGCAGATAATTATACGAGAAATGATGGCAATCGAGCAACTGAACAACAATGAAGATGAAAAAGGCTAACCAGTTGAGCACATTCAGAAGCAGCAGAGGGGATTTTGAGTTGTTGGCCTTCGAATACGACATTAACATCAACAATCTCCTTATTCGAATCAGCAATTTCAAGAACTGGCACCCCATACAGTTTTGAAATTGAAGTCAGAGTTTCACCTCTACCATGTTCAAAACCCCAAGTAAATATTAGGCATAATAAAAAACCATTAAACAACACTAAAATCTAGCTCCAATTTTCAACATAAAACTTAAAAAAGCTAAAATCTTGTTTAATTGCAGCTCCATTGTTCAAACACAACAAAAAATCCACAAATGAAggataataacaaaaaaaaggtTCAAGAAAGCTAAAATCTTTATCAATGCAGCTCCAATTTTCAAACACAAAGCACAGCAAcctaaaaaaaatctaaataaaaaGCTAAAATCTTTACCAAATGCAGCTACAGGGTG
It contains:
- the LOC121763369 gene encoding uncharacterized protein LOC121763369 isoform X2, which codes for MKALLQKTEAELGTKKRSKSITIMTQKKKELLSSAPWRAGAQEDNKFKDAKMKVTSQPGVTPTMHVPGKKKFGSKNDAVGEDSLTEIDPELRYSFQRNFQFLQNVFSIDTVVKPLPPTMAYNVSRNLSFFTRIFTQFFDPDGIADAQKSLGLGQEEKARKVR
- the LOC121763369 gene encoding uncharacterized protein LOC121763369 isoform X1, translating into MCLCMTWIGLWRIALLQKTEAELGTKKRSKSITIMTQKKKELLSSAPWRAGAQEDNKFKDAKMKVTSQPGVTPTMHVPGKKKFGSKNDAVGEDSLTEIDPELRYSFQRNFQFLQNVFSIDTVVKPLPPTMAYNVSRNLSFFTRIFTQFFDPDGIADAQKSLGLGQEEKARKVR
- the LOC121759961 gene encoding uncharacterized protein LOC121759961 isoform X2, with the protein product MELKLSQSSLPTPINNPFPLIPKQFALFSQRWKLNIQRIAWKGPFMSKKILVHVVKEGETLTSISKLYGVPVLEIADSNKEIVDVNVVFEGQQLKIPSAASECAQLCDFEGRPLPNESPRLGFQIRQWKNQISTLPFHQVPIAKAFSSFPVMVAAVAFCIGCIIAVFQITQAKNSRHKAANKLTNSARWRTALTDLRDPDSLHTESPPDSDLLLDDEEQLHFEDSSRDFNELEGDYEKFLSECGMSSYGYWRGGSPQ
- the LOC121759961 gene encoding uncharacterized protein LOC121759961 isoform X1 translates to MELKLSQSSLPTPINNPFPLIPKQFALFSQRWKLNIQRIAWKGPFMSKKILVHVVKEGETLTSISKLYGVPVLEIADSNKEIVDVNVVFEGQQLKIPSAASECAQLCDFEGRPLPNESPRLGFQIRQWKNQISTLPFHQVPIPKFDDQAKAFSSFPVMVAAVAFCIGCIIAVFQITQAKNSRHKAANKLTNSARWRTALTDLRDPDSLHTESPPDSDLLLDDEEQLHFEDSSRDFNELEGDYEKFLSECGMSSYGYWRGGSPQ